DNA sequence from the Salvelinus alpinus chromosome 7, SLU_Salpinus.1, whole genome shotgun sequence genome:
ATCCTTATCCTTTAATTTTGTCACATGTACACTAACCCATCGCAGCAGGCGTACAATAAACGTACATGTACAGATTCATTGGGACACAATTACAATGCCTATGCTCGCTAACTAGCTACATACCTAGCATCTCCTGCAGAACATGGTTAGCTGACTAGCTCTGTTTAGCATCGACGATGGAGCATGCAATCGGATACTTTATAGTTTGAGTTAGCAGACTTGATAGAAGTGAAGTGCTGGCTGTCAGACTCGTCACTAACAGACATAATGTTTGGAAGCTAACGTGACAGTGGCAAAGGCAGGGTAACGTTACTCTGCTGAACAGGGATATTTCAGGATTATAACAGCCATTTAAATCAGGGGGATTTAATGTGTGCGCTGCATGGAGATGATTAGTCGTCTGCTAACAGTAGGTCACACAACCTCCAACATTCAGCAGCCTGTTTTCACAGATAGGGTTGTTTTGGTGCTAATAAGATATGTAGTGTTTGCTTTAAATATATTATCTGCTTTAAATATATTATCTACAGAATATTTGTATGTCAGGTGTTGTTGATTGTACCGGTATGTTCTTTTGTGCGCCTCTGTCATAGATGGGGGTGTGTTGAGTAGCTAGCTAGGTTGCTGAAGGTTGTAGTAGAGGTGTGTTCTAATGCTCAGGTTCCACCATTGCCTTAACACTGTTTTCAGTGTTCTAACGGTGTGGATGAGGGTGCTGTTGTATATTTATGAATACGTGTGTGAGAGAGCGCTAGAAACGCTTTTAGATACCCGTTTTGACCTCGTTAGTCAGTACTGGGAAATTAAGATGGAGTACAGTTGACAAAATTGTCAGGTTTCAACACACGACCTGCCACTCCCTAAACGTACACACACTTCTGTGGCGTGCAACAACTAGCTATGTAAAGTACATGTTATTGTCACACCTTGCAACAATATGTTGTTCATGGCTGCATTCGTGTTAATGATTTTGTGTGTAATTACTAATGGTTGAAGCTTGTGGTGTTGGTTAATGCTATTGATGTAATCTAGTAGTTGTGTAACATGCCCTCTGTTTCCCTATGTTTCAGGAGGTGCTGTCATAGACAACAACCGTGTGATAGAACACTGGACTGAGAAGACCTGCAGTTGTCTGAGTGGCTTCCTCTTTCTGCGTGGCATCATGGGAAAGGAGGCGTGTCTACGGTGGTTTCAGAGATGGGAGGGGTTTTACCTGCACTGTTACAAAGACTAAAACAAACAGCTAGAGAAACAGATAATTTATCAAGTTGATCCAACAAGACTGATCTCACCTGTGGATATGAACGCTCTCTTAGACGGACAGAGCACTGAATAGTGTATACAACATTTGAGAGCTTTTGTATTCAGGCTTTTTTTACTGGGTGCTTGGATTTTTACTGGGcaggtttacattttttatttatttttttgtcccAGCTGCTGCTGCCTCCCCAGAATATAGACCCTGGAACTCTCTCCTTTGCAAGCATTCTGTCACACTTTTCTCTGTCTCACACAATCACATTGTCTCACAAACACACTCAGTGCCTAGATACACCTTGTACAAGACCAGAGTTCAGTGGATGGTCACTGCTCTGCTAGACATCCCTGTTATGTTGTTTTACAGGCAGTCCTGCTACTACTGCCTAATTTCTGCCCCCCCCCAATATTTCCCTTACAAGAGAGTTTGTAAATAGTAGTGATAGATGTAGTTTTTGATCCCTGGTGGAGGGTTATGGTTGGTTTGTGGTCTCACCAGGTCAGGAAGTATTTGTAAAAGCAGTTAATTGTGTGTGCCCTTGTGGGTCTTTGTTGCAGTAGACAGGAAAGATTTGGTTGATTTATGTATATTGTTGCACCAAATAAGGTTACATGAAAGCCATACAGAAATATTTATAAAAGTTGCAATTCTTTTTGTATAATGTATAGTTTTGTTTTcaaaagatataaaatgtatAGCTAGCTGTAGATATACCTGCAAAAATCTACACATATGCAAACaaaggtgtagactttactatAAAATAAGTATTTTAGTTTAAGATGTTTTAGTGGCTGAAGTGCAAATATCTGGCTACCTTAAGATGTTTCACCCAAATGGCTGCTTTCTGTAATAATACTATTTCTGCTACCTAAGACCCTTCCCATCTACCATCATGCCCCCTTATCCCATACGGACACTGAGGTCTTCCCTCTGACCTTTCCAACATCCTTCTCTTTAGATATACCTCTTCTACCtcgctccctcctcctctctccctccctctgatgCCGGGGTTCAGTAGTGGGGGACTAGGTGAGGAGGTGGGTGGCCCcgccttctctcctccctgccCGTTCCGACCCAGTCGCTACGTTCCCGTCTCCGCGGCAACCATTTTCCTGGTCGGCTCCACCACGCTCTTCTTCTGCTTCAcgtgagtgacacacacacacacacacacacacacactgaatcccATATAAAATATCGCTCacctcatccctctccctccaggtGTCCGTGGTTGTCAGAGCATGTCTCCTCCGTCATTCCCATCTATAACGCTGTGGTCTTCCTCTTCACCCTCGCCAACTTCTGCATGGCCACCTTTATGGACCCAGGGGTCTTTCCCAGAGGTAAGCAGAGTGTGTGTTAGAGATGCCTGTCTTAAGGTGTAAAGaaagtgtttcagtgtgtgtgtgtgttcacagcgGAAGAGGATGAGGATAAAGAGGATGATTTCCGCGCTCCGCTCTATAAAACGGTGGAGGTTAAGGGCATTCAGGTCCGGATGAAGTGGTGTTCCAGCTGCCGTTTCTACAGACCGCCCCGCTGCTCACACTGCTCTGTGTGTGACAACTGTGTGGAggtaaacacacacccacactactCCAGACTGCCACCGTGCTAACATTACACGCGGTATGACAGGTGACAACTGTGTTGTAACAAGTTGTCAGAGGCAGCAGTAGAAATATCAGCAAAACATCAGTTATTTGATTGGTATTTtttgttgtcttatttcttgACCCTTTTGTGACCgttgggggggtgtgtgtgtgtgtgtgtgtgtgtgtgtgtgtgtgtgtgtgtgtgtgtgtgtgtgtgtgtgtgtgtgtgtgtgtgtgtgtgtgtgtgtgtgtgtgtgacctggcaGGACTTTGACCACCACTGCCCTTGGGTGAACAACTGTATCGGGCGCAGGAACTACCGTCACTTCTTCCTGTTCCTGTTGTCCCTGACAATCCACATCATGGGTGTGTTTGGCTTCGGCCTGCTGTACATCCTCCAGCACCAGCACCAGCTGGACAGTGTTCACTCCTCTGTCACGTATCCTTATAGGCCGTGTCTAGACTTGACAGTTCATgcagctttagtattctgatcatGGAGTTCTGATCATGGAGTCCTGAACTAGTCATGCACCTACATTTAAGTGTGTCCGGATTCCCTTTCCCCGCGCTATATTCAAATGCCACTATGCATTCTACAAACGGTGGAATAGGCTAAATATGATAACGCAACAGCAACCGATGgcagtagctaactactgtagctaactagccggctaacctctgtagctagcaagcaacgctAAAGGGATTGAAAATAGATCAGCCTAAGTCTAGCCcaaatttttttttaattagctagctggctagcatttagGAGTCCAGCAAACACGTTCCTCACATGCTAGGAACGTACTTCCTCCAACGTTATAATGAAGCGGTGCCTCTCGGTCCCAAAACAACATttttctggagacttgtgggaGGAGCGCTGATGACGTCGCCCACTCTATATGCTTTCGGTAGCCTGATTGTGtccagactgaggagaaatccACACACAACACATCCCTGATCAGCTCCTGAAGTGGTCAGacagatctgaacacaatcagaccACAAAGCCACTTTTGTGCGTCTAAACCCGTCTTTTCAATGCGATCTTCCTATTCTGATCGCAGAAGTCGCAATCtaagtgtcaagtgtagacacgaccatagacacacacacagtctcgtTGTTGCGCTGATTTAGGTTGTGTCCTTGACTGTGTGTTCCCAGTATGGCTACGATGTGTACCGCTGGCCTGTTCTTCATCCCGGTAGCTGGTCTTACTGGTTTCCACATGGTACTGGTAGCTCGGGGAAGGACCACTAACGAGCAGGTACGTCTGTCTATCTGGGTGTGCTCCTCTGAGAGGGCCGACATGATCCAGATTATCTAAAAATagattctctgtctctctcgctctctctcgctctctgtctctctcgctctcaggtCACAGGGAAGTTTAGGGGCGGAGTTAACCCTTTCACCAATGGCTGTCTGAGGAACGTCTCGCACGTGCTCTGTAGCTCTCAGGCTCCCAGGTTAGCGACggtctctccttcattcctcctgTTTTCCTCTGCTGTTGCAGCTTCTGGTTGAACAAGCCCCTAAGGGGACAACTCAGTGTAGCTTAAGAGTTATGGTTGTTAACTAAGTAAAATATCTAacaatatatatgtgtgtgtaatgGAGTATGAAGTTTGTGTTTCAGTGGAAGGTTTCTGGGTCATTCATGTGTTTTCCCATCTGTCAGGTACGTGGGGCGGTGGCGGGGCAAGCAGACAGTGGAGGTGCAGCCTCCCTTTCTCCGCCCTCCTCTCTCCGAGGCGCAGCTAGAGGCCAAAGTCCTGGACAACGGCATCCAGAACGACCACCACAGCACCcgggtatacacacacacacacacacagatctaacATACAGGGGTTTTCACAGATGCAGCTCTCGCTCTCATTTGTGTCATATGAACAGTCTTGTCCCTTTCCTGTCCCTGTCAGTCTAAGAGCAGTTTAGAGCAGATGGAGAGCCAGTCAGCAGATGCAGAGCCTCCACCTCCTCCCAAACCGGAGGTCCGCTACCCTGGCCTGCCCCGCGCAGACACCGAGGGTGAGCAGTgaacgcacgcgcacacacactcgcTCAAGTATCCCACACGGACGTGCTGTATAGTTTGTAACActggtttttatatatatatatatatatatatatatatatttttttttttttttcccccctcagaaAGCAGCCTGCTGTCTGAAGGTCCGTCCACTCCCTCTATGTACATGTACCGGCCGGCCTATAGCAGCCCACAGAGGaaccacacagctctgacacacccAAACAAGGTACGCGTACACACACGTTAAACAAAAGGTCAAATCAGTTGATAGATCAGCTGTAGAAGGATTAAGCCGAGGGCATCCAGGTGGGACGAGCAGAGGTTTCTGACAGACCCCTCTCTCAGGTCCTGTCCCTTCTTTCCTTTGTGCTtaactccatccccctctctttgaCTTTGAATTGATCGCTCTGGTCATCGGTTGATGAGTAAGTCTGTTAgtgtcatctctctgtgtgtgtccgtgAATATCTGTGAAAATGGTTTGTGCTCGTGACTCCATCTACTTCAATGCCTATGTCTTCTTAGGTGTTTGTTCTTGTGGTGTTGAGGTTAGTGGTCTTGATCATGTGATTCCCCAGTAGTCCTCCGTCTTGCTGGCTCTCTGGAGAAACTGTGTTCTGTAGAAATGTCTGTTGTCTTCTGTTGAGGAATGTCTCCTCAAAGTAATCCCTTTTGTAACATAGgtttccaccctccctccctctcttcattctaCCTTCACTACCTCTTACTGCTCTccttgcctctctctgtctctgtgtctctttctctccagatGATTCGTGGGGACAGTCTGgactctccctccattctccagtCGAGTCGCCAGCCCAGCTATCGGTCTGAGCCCAGCAGCCTGGATGGGGGGTCGGTAATTGGTTTGGCGGCACGTGGAGGGGAGAGGGGCGAGGGCCCCGGGGGGTCCAGTGGGACGGGTGGGGTGGTTGCGGGGGGTATCTCCGGGTACTCCCTAGGGGGGCGGTCGTACACTTCCTACCCCTCCTCTCTGGTCCTGTCCACCGGTGGTTCTCACTCCTCCAGCATGCGCTCTGCCCACACACACCATAATACTCTGGGCACGCTCCAATCAGAGGGCACCACCGACACCAGCTACAAGAGCCTGGCCAATCAGACACCTCAGAACGGCAGCCTGTCCTACGACAGCCTGCTGACGCCGTCCGAGAGCCCTGAGTTTGAGTCGGCCGCTCACGAGTTGTCCCCACAGAAGCCCCACGCCCCTGCAACGTTTCCCCCGGCGATGACCTCCTCGCCGCCCCCCGGTGTCAGGGACGTGCCCTTGCAGGGGTACACCTCACCCTTCCTCTCAGCACAGATGGCCCAGCAGAGAGAGGGCCAGCTGCTCCAGGGCTCtgcctctttctcctcccccaaCAGGGCATACCTCCGCGCCGTCAGCCCTCCCCCGCCGAATCCCCCACACGCTGCCCACCCTGAGACAcagcaccacctcctccaccaggACTCAAGACACCCACACCTCCGTGCCACATCCTCCATTCGCCCCCTTCCTCCCGTCTCTGAAcagccctccccctcctccccgcATGCCTGTTCCCCGGACCCCCCTGTGTCTCCCCCGCCCAGAGGCCCCTCCCTAGGGAAGTCCCCCTCCTACACCGGGGAGGCAGGGCTCCAGCACAAGGCTCGGCCAACAGGAGGAGGCAGTTTGTCGGGAGGGGGCGGAATCGGCGTGACCCAGGCTCCACAGTGAGTAGAGATCTGAGCCACGAGCCTGCTActcttcatcctcttcctccctgaTTGATCTATATGAGCCCTCTTCCTCCCTGATCTGTGTGAGTCTTCCTTTTCCTCCTCTTGATGTCAGTGTGTTTCtgctggattgtgtgtgtgtttgtctatgagGAGTCTCTTTTTAAAGTTGATCAAAACCATGCTCGGGTATAACTGTGTAGTAGGATAGATGTTTGTATCTGTAGGCTGTCTACTTGATATAGAGGCATGCaagtatgtgtttatgtgtgtgaaaCAGGAGTGGTTGTGTTTGTTAGCATGAGCAGTTTAGCATGCTACTGTTTTCTCACTGTCTATTTCTGGGCCCTTTTTCCTCCTTTTCAATGATCTTTCTACTCTTGTAACCTTATCATAAGTCCTGTTCTATTAGTCTATTTTTGAATCGGATCTACTCACCTCTTCTTCTCACTCCTCCCTCTGTCACCCCTATCTATatccttaacccccccccccccccttttcctaACGGCTATCCAATCAGATCCACCTGTCGCCCAGGCTTGGCCAATCACAGCACATCCAAACCAGTGGGGGGGGTGAAGAAGGTGACTGGCGTTGGAGGGACCACCTATAAGATATCGGTTTGAGTGACGGACATCCGCCCCAGCCGAAGATAGAAAGAATGTTCCACTGGACAGATTCCAATGTTCTTACTCTGAGGAGACTTGGAGATGGTTATTCactcacatgcacgcacacaatgAAAGGACTATCCTCTGCTCTTGGTCAATATGGTGTGGATAGTGGAACATAAGTGTTTGGCTCACTGGTACTTCAATGACCTTAGTATCTTTATAATGCCACTGGCCATCTTTTTACTGCCGATCTTTCATATTGGATCGAATGGCGACTGAAGTGAAACTCTGAATGTTGACCAGTAATGGAATGGGACAACCTCTCCGCAGTCTGTTGTTATGACAGCTGGGTACTAAACTCTTTAACGCATATATACAAAGATTATTTATTTCGGTACGTTAGTACATGGAGAATTTATACGATAAAATATAATCCTGGAAAGGAGGACATTTGAACCAATCAGTATGGAGCCTGAGAGGGCACATATGGACTGGTGACCAATTGTGGTGCTCAGTGGTTCAAGACTTCCTGTCCCATTCAAATGGATGGACCAATCACAATGGATCACCACTCCACAGTAGTCACTAATGTAATTAGGCTGCAGCGAATATTCAGACTGCAGAGATGATGCCTCAACCCCTGCAAACACAGTTTCATTTGAGTTTtataaagcttttttttttttatattgtttttTATATAAATGCCTAAAGAATCTTTAAGAATCATTGGGTCAATTGTTCAGATGTTGGAGATAGCGTTTTGGGGTTTGTGAATGACTGAATGTGAGTTAGACTAATCGCTTGTTTTGATTGATGGCTGTATCAGCCAGTCATAGAGCTCGCTGCAATTCTCATCCAAAGAGATTGGTGATCCTATATGACGGCCAGCGGAAGAGGCCTGTCACTGAGGATGTTGAAAGCCACAAAGAAAATGTTTATTCCGAATCATAAATACAGTACAAGCCTCTTTGTGGAATGTACACTAGAAATGTTTATTATTGATACATTATGCAAATTCTCTCTTCGTAGCTTTTAAATGATTTGCTTGTCATTTTGGTGttcaaaatgttttgtttgtcaATCAGTGCTAGAAAAACTTTAAGGATGGTCAGCCAAACATGTTAAGAGTGTGAGGGGGCATATTTATTTTACCGGAcaggaaaaccctttgagttctgaACACAATTCCAAACCAATCTCTATATCCAGGAGTTGGAAGAAGTTGCCCCTACACATTGAGGCCTTTTGCCCCTATTTGTTAGGGCACTAAGGGAGGGTAAGCTGGTTCTAAATCTACTCCCAGAAGGGTAACTTCTACCCAGAGACCACATCCCTATCATAGTGCCTTGTCCTTAGATTCTAATATAATTGGAAGATTCCAACAAATCAAATTCTGGGGGGTGATATAAATATAGGTATTCTGTAGTAACTTTTCTTTGTTCATATATGTATGACGTGTCTAGGAGGCGACAGATGTCGGGGTTGGTTTGAAATTGAGGGCTGTTTTgatcttttttttgttgccttgAGACCATTCGTAGTAAAACAAAgcgttgaaaaaatatatttttaagtatTTCTTACAACTATTGTATTTAATATTTTTATTGGTTTTGTTGACATTCTGGCCTCTTGATTTCCTTATCTGctttctgttgttttttttaatCTCTTTATGGTACAGTTAACATTTTGCCCATGTATAGGTTTAGGAAGGCACAGTCAGAAACAGaaagatgtgtttgtgtgtcaggagTGTGTGGTTGGGAGAAGGAGGTGGTATGTTTAATCCAAGCCCACTACAGAGTTGGAATGTCAAAGCTAGCTGAATGTAGCACGTTTTATGTTCAGGGAATTCTGAAGCACACAAATGATCAACCAATCACACAGCAGTGTGGCCACAGTCAGTGTTTGTATGGGACCCCCACCCCCCCTCGCCATGTGTACAGTAGGTGTGCATGTGATTCTGTGTGTGTTGAATGCACTCCCGGTGTGAGGATATCCTCGTCAAATGCACACCTGGTTGATATGAGTACAAGCAGTCAAACATACAGGGCTAGAGAGAGTCTTACTTTCTCCTGGTGGGGAAGGGGGCTTTGAACAACAGAATATACGTGATTAAATAAGAATGCTGCTATTGTTGTGGGCTATGCTAAATGGAGTGTCACAAATATTTCTGATGAGTATGTAGAAGACATTTCCAAAATGGCCTTAAGAGTTTAAGGTGTCTTCTCAGAATAAAAGGTCAACCTGATGGAAAAACGTGTCCGTCTTCAATCAAAGATCAGCCAAGAGCGTATGGGGGTCTCGGAACATTGAAaagttttatttaacttttggcAGAACAGATTATAGCCTACAAACTGTCCGTTTGAATTCATTCTTTGGTATTGAAAAATATGACCCAAAAAGCAGCAGGACATGAAAAAACAGGTGAACTGAATAACTAATATGGATGAATGAGTGATATGGTAGTGTAAGGCATTTTCACTTAAATCATTTAAAAGCCCAGTGCAATCAAACTTGATTTttctgttttatatatttttccacactgaggttggaaaaATAATgttaatgcccttttagtgtaggagctgtttgaaaagaattcctgtaatttcagcctgttttgatgGGGAGTtctggccttccatggtgacatcgtGGTAAATTAGTTCCAAACCTCTACAAATAACTAGTTTTCCCTTCCCCACTCAAACCACTCCCAGAAAGtcttagcaaaattcttgcttgagaaattgctatttgtttattttttaccattttgTTTTAAATTGATCACAATTTAGGTACTTAATTGTTGCGCAGAATAATCGTAATCTATTGaactgctgcattggacctttttaaGGCATCAATAATTAGGACGGTTAGATGTTTCCGTTTTAGATGGCTCATTCTGCCCCAAGTCTTGAATTAATTTGAATACTGGTAGTCTGATAATACAACAGCGATATAACAGACACAGGCAGATTATATGACTAGCAGTGAACTGTGTGTACGACTGGTAGTGCAATCCAGTCCCTGTTTCCCTTTGTCACTACTGGTCTTTCTTGCTCTCTGCTGGGGTGTCGGGTTCAGGTTGAGGCTCTTCGCTGCCCTCTGGTGGTAAGGGGTTGTCCTCGCCACGACCCTTCTTTATCTTCTTTGACGCCTCGAAGAGCTCGTTCAGGTTGAACTCGCGGATGATGTTCTCCTAGAAGAGAATGAGACAAACGGGTGTGTGAGTGGGGACCCAAAGCCATTCACACACTTCAAAAAGTATGGCGCACACACAGATTAGTGATccccacacaacacacacctcGCTGAAAGTCCAGGACACTGCTCGACACTTATTGTCCACCATTGGACGTCTCATGACCTCCCGCCCTGACTGGAAAAGCACCAATGAGGGGAGCTGCTTGGCCAGAGGGGAGGTGCTAACCTTGTACCTGCAGAGAAGGGCAGAAAAAGTGTCAGACTATAGAAATAGGTGGTCCCTTCTCATCTGACTTATAGACAAACTAAGACCGTAGACTGCATGTTaatgtaaatttaaaaaaattgcatTCTGGTGAAAATGTAGCTTGTAAGAGACACTACCAACGTCAGAGGGAAAGTCTTACCTCTGAGCCACCTCTCCGTACCGGCCAGCGTCTATCTTCCCAAACCGCAGTCCTGCACAGTTATACCTGCATAACAGAGGAAGAGAACAAGAGACAGCCATGTTAAGTTAACACAACAACATTAGAAAGATGTGTTTCACTGGAGGAAGAGTAGAGGGGTGAAGTCACGCAGATAGAGGAGAGATGAAGCGAAAGAGGAAACGGGAAGAATACTAACTTGAGGGAAAGGTCGGCAAAGACGGGGGCGAAGGACTGGCACTCGGGAGACCAGTTAGCATAGAACTCAACGATCCACGTCACGCGAGTATCATGATTCAGCTCCTCCTGTCCAATGGGATTAGACCAGATCAGATTACCTAAGTAGATCACAATCACTGTATCAGTAGTCTGGTTCCCAGCCAGGTGTCTCCCTACTAATAGTATTGTCACTAGGCTGGCAAGCAAACACTTAGCCTGTTGTAAATAAACAAAATCTAATGCTCACTTAAAGTCAGTAATATGGTAATGAGAGTCTCAGTTAACTAGACTCAACAGCCTACAGTATGGCGTCTCGTCTTCACACTCATGGCTGTCATGTCACATCTCAAGTCTTGGATCAACCCACTTACGTCTATGGTCTTTTCACTGAAGTACTTGATGTACTCTGGGCCCATGTAGAGTGGCGGTTTGCAGGTCATGACAAATGCTTGGACAGGAAAGGAAACAGAATCATTCTTGACATTGCAGAATGTATACttggtactaaccctaacccatgctGTCAAATTCACTCACAGAGCACAGACAGACTGGTTGGTTTCGACCAGTAAAgtcaaagtgcaaatcaatccctgaaGCGAGCACTGTCTTGTCTTAACAAGGAGCACACCAACTTCCTCTGGTCACTAGTTATAATGCATACTAACTGACTGACAGCAGTGACATGAAGGGCAGTATGACAAGCAGCTCACCAATACACAGAGAGAAGTAGAAGATGCCCAGTCTGATGTCCAGCCTGAAGAAGAGGATGACGTTGGCCACCTTACTGAACATAAACAGGTTCCCTGCATGCTGCTCTAATGTGACTGGAGAACAGGGGAAAGGTTAGGGTTcatgacagagaaacagagagggggggaggggggggggactggGGGAAGgagtacagagagaggggggtacgAAAAACTGTGGGGAatgagtagagaaagagaggggtaagagagactGGGGGGATGAATAGAGtgacagggggagggagatagTACAGAGAGCAATAATAAGACTCAAGGAtagaaaagaggggggggggggggggggtaggaggaGTTAACAAAATaaacagtgcccccccccccccccctcacacaacTGTATTCTCATGTTTGCAAAGCAAACACATTGTCAAGAGCCAATGAACAAGCAGATGAACCTTGGGAGTTCTGTATTCTCAGGAGATGGTTTACAAGATGTGGGAAATTTGAAATAACAGTGTATGTGTTTGTTCTGATGTTAACTGTTTATACTGTAAACCTATGAGAGATTTTCAGTGACAACAGTGGGCTCACCCCTGCTACATGGCCaaacctgtgtgtgtatttgtgtttcaTTCTGCACCTACTGGCTCTTCTGTTCTTCATCATGACAATCGCACTGAGAAACATTAGAATCTCCACTTCTCTCTGTAAGACATAGGCCCCATAATATTACATACAAGTATTGCAACATTTACGGTAACAATAAACCCCACAAGATTTAGCGCAAGAGCAACTCTACCCCGATACTGACCCAGTCAAAGTCGCATGGGTTCCCGTCCTCCCGTTCTGTGTTGAGGTTTTCGCAAAGTCCCGGACACTTGCGAAGTATGAGGAATGCGGAGGACATCAATATAGACAATATGTAATAAGGCTTGAAGAGCCATTTGTATATTTGAGGTAAGTGGTAAAAGAAAGCAATAACTCCGGTGATCAACCCCATGTTCCCTCAGCacgagagaagagaagagaaagaaagggggTTGAGCACAGTGACAGCCGttcttattatacctcagtggtgACAGCTGAAGCAGCAAGAGTTCAACCAAAGATTGCTCAACGTGAATGAGTGCGACATATGACACTTGACTGCGCATGCGGACATTGACAGAAAAGCAAAAACCTTTTTTGTACCTGTTGTCGTTCCGTAGACGGTCGTTTCTAGCGGGTACTCTAAAACACAAACAACGTTTTAAAAAATCGAGGAAATTGGtgaaacaacacacacagttgCTAAAAGTACACGAGATAACGTACAGGATCAGTCTAGTAATGCAACAGGAGATGTTTCGTCTCAGTCGTGGAAATTATTCTCACCTGTCAGACGGACCCGAACCCCAGAGGAACAGGCAACTGTTGTTCAGCAAAGTCACGGAGAAGAGCCTAGAGAAGTTTATATCCGATGCCAGGTACATGTTGTA
Encoded proteins:
- the LOC139581205 gene encoding palmitoyltransferase ZDHHC5-B-like isoform X2 translates to MGKEACLRYTSSTSLPPPLSLPLMPGFSSGGLGEEVGGPAFSPPCPFRPSRYVPVSAATIFLVGSTTLFFCFTCPWLSEHVSSVIPIYNAVVFLFTLANFCMATFMDPGVFPRAEEDEDKEDDFRAPLYKTVEVKGIQVRMKWCSSCRFYRPPRCSHCSVCDNCVEDFDHHCPWVNNCIGRRNYRHFFLFLLSLTIHIMGVFGFGLLYILQHQHQLDSVHSSVTMATMCTAGLFFIPVAGLTGFHMVLVARGRTTNEQVTGKFRGGVNPFTNGCLRNVSHVLCSSQAPRYVGRWRGKQTVEVQPPFLRPPLSEAQLEAKVLDNGIQNDHHSTRSKSSLEQMESQSADAEPPPPPKPEVRYPGLPRADTEESSLLSEGPSTPSMYMYRPAYSSPQRNHTALTHPNKMIRGDSLDSPSILQSSRQPSYRSEPSSLDGGSVIGLAARGGERGEGPGGSSGTGGVVAGGISGYSLGGRSYTSYPSSLVLSTGGSHSSSMRSAHTHHNTLGTLQSEGTTDTSYKSLANQTPQNGSLSYDSLLTPSESPEFESAAHELSPQKPHAPATFPPAMTSSPPPGVRDVPLQGYTSPFLSAQMAQQREGQLLQGSASFSSPNRAYLRAVSPPPPNPPHAAHPETQHHLLHQDSRHPHLRATSSIRPLPPVSEQPSPSSPHACSPDPPVSPPPRGPSLGKSPSYTGEAGLQHKARPTGGGSLSGGGGIGVTQAPQSTCRPGLANHSTSKPVGGVKKVTGVGGTTYKISV
- the LOC139581209 gene encoding thioredoxin-related transmembrane protein 2-B-like; its protein translation is MGLITGVIAFFYHLPQIYKWLFKPYYILSILMSSAFLILRKCPGLCENLNTEREDGNPCDFDWREVEILMFLSAIVMMKNRRAITLEQHAGNLFMFSKVANVILFFRLDIRLGIFYFSLCIAFVMTCKPPLYMGPEYIKYFSEKTIDEELNHDTRVTWIVEFYANWSPECQSFAPVFADLSLKYNCAGLRFGKIDAGRYGEVAQRYKVSTSPLAKQLPSLVLFQSGREVMRRPMVDNKCRAVSWTFSEENIIREFNLNELFEASKKIKKGRGEDNPLPPEGSEEPQPEPDTPAESKKDQ
- the LOC139581205 gene encoding palmitoyltransferase ZDHHC5-B-like isoform X1, coding for MSGGAVIDNNRVIEHWTEKTCSCLSGFLFLRGIMGKEACLRYTSSTSLPPPLSLPLMPGFSSGGLGEEVGGPAFSPPCPFRPSRYVPVSAATIFLVGSTTLFFCFTCPWLSEHVSSVIPIYNAVVFLFTLANFCMATFMDPGVFPRAEEDEDKEDDFRAPLYKTVEVKGIQVRMKWCSSCRFYRPPRCSHCSVCDNCVEDFDHHCPWVNNCIGRRNYRHFFLFLLSLTIHIMGVFGFGLLYILQHQHQLDSVHSSVTMATMCTAGLFFIPVAGLTGFHMVLVARGRTTNEQVTGKFRGGVNPFTNGCLRNVSHVLCSSQAPRYVGRWRGKQTVEVQPPFLRPPLSEAQLEAKVLDNGIQNDHHSTRSKSSLEQMESQSADAEPPPPPKPEVRYPGLPRADTEESSLLSEGPSTPSMYMYRPAYSSPQRNHTALTHPNKMIRGDSLDSPSILQSSRQPSYRSEPSSLDGGSVIGLAARGGERGEGPGGSSGTGGVVAGGISGYSLGGRSYTSYPSSLVLSTGGSHSSSMRSAHTHHNTLGTLQSEGTTDTSYKSLANQTPQNGSLSYDSLLTPSESPEFESAAHELSPQKPHAPATFPPAMTSSPPPGVRDVPLQGYTSPFLSAQMAQQREGQLLQGSASFSSPNRAYLRAVSPPPPNPPHAAHPETQHHLLHQDSRHPHLRATSSIRPLPPVSEQPSPSSPHACSPDPPVSPPPRGPSLGKSPSYTGEAGLQHKARPTGGGSLSGGGGIGVTQAPQSTCRPGLANHSTSKPVGGVKKVTGVGGTTYKISV